The following are from one region of the Myotis daubentonii chromosome 2, mMyoDau2.1, whole genome shotgun sequence genome:
- the ARGLU1 gene encoding arginine and glutamate-rich protein 1: protein MGRSRSRSSSRSKHTKSSKHNKKRSRSRSRSRDKERVRKRSKSRESKRNRRRESRSRSRSTNTAVSRRERDRERASSPPDRIDIFGRTVSKRSSLDEKQKREEEEKKAEFERQRKIRQQEIEEKLIEEETARRVEELVAKRVEEELEKRKDEIEREVLRRVEEAKRIMEKQLLEELERQRQAELAAQKAREEEERAKREELERILEENNRKIAEAQAKLAEEQLRIVEEQRKIHEERMKLEQERQRQQKEEQKIILGKGKSRPKLSFSLKTQD from the exons ATGGGCCGGTCTCGGAGCCGCAGCTCGTCCCGCTCCAAACACACCAAGAGCAGCAAACACAACAAGAAGCGGAGCCGGTCCCGGTCGCGGTCCCGAGACAAGGAGCGCGTGCGGAAGCGCTCCAAGTCCCGGGAGAGTAAACGGAACCGGCGGCGGGAGTCGCGGTCCCGCTCTCGCTCCACGAACACGGCCGTGTCCCGGCGCGAGCGGGACCGGGAGCGCGCCTCGTCCCCGCCCGACCGCATCGACATCTTCGGGCGCACGGTGAGCAAGCGCAGCAGCCTGGACGAGAAGCAGAagcgagaggaggaggagaagaaagccgagttcgagcggcagcgaAAAAT CCGGCAgcaagaaatagaagaaaaactcATCGAGGAAGAAACAGCACGAAGAGTGGAAGAATTGGTAGCAAAAAGGGTAGAGGAAGAATTGGAGAAAAGGAAGGATGAAATTGAGCGAGAAGTTCTCCGAagggtggaggaagccaagcgcATCATGGAAAAGCAGTTGCTCGAAGAACTCGAGCGACAGAGACAAGCTGAGCTTGCAGCACAAAAAGCCAGAGAG GAGGAAGAACGTGCAAAACGTGAGGAGCTAGAGCGAATACTGGAAGAGAATAACCGAAAAATTGCCGAAGCACAAGCCAAACTG GCTGAAGAACAGTTGAGAATTGTTGAAGAACAAAGAAAGATTCATGAGGAAAGGATGAAACTAGAACAAGAGCGACAACGTCaacaaaaagaagaacaaaaaattaTCCTGGGCAAGGGGAAGTCCAGGCCCAAACTGTCCTTCTCCTTAAAAACCCAGGATTAA